DNA from Desulfuromonas sp. AOP6:
GAGGATATTCGCGTTGATGGCCATCAACCGTTTCTGAATGTCCTCGGGTTGAGAGCCAAGATCTTCAGCCAGGGTTTCCGTAGCCATTTTTACCGCATTGAGCCTTTGGCCCAGGTCATCATGCAGCTCCCGCGAAATGAATTTGCGCTCCTCTTCCTGGGCGTTCAGCAGACGGTGGGATAGTGCGCGTATTCGCTGTTCCGATTCTTTCCGGCTGGTGATATCGCGGGCCACTGCCAGTTTGGCAGGTTGGTTAAGCCCCGGCATGCGGATGCCCAGTTCAATGACCGAATACCAGGCGCTGTTGGCCTGGTTGAAAAATTCCTTGTACAGCGGTTCTCCTGACTTGAAAACTTCATCGCGGCTGCAATCGTCACATGGAGAGTTCAAGCCCCGGCACAGTTTGTGACACGGATCTGTACTGATGTCGCCCTGGCAGGATTCCAGCATTTTTTTATTGGCATAGACGATTTTGTGGTCTTCTGAGACCACGTAGACACGATCCTCCATGGCATTCAGCAGAAGCCGCAAAGTTTGTTGAGAGATGACCATGGCCTCGGCCATGACCTGGCAGTCGGTTTGATCCTTGAATGTGCCGATAATAGCCGGCTTCCCATTGAATTCAACTCTTTTAGTCTCGATCTCCATCCAGAAGATGGTTCCATCCACGCGCGCGGATGGTTGCGCCCAGCCGGTGTGGGAAATGTCCTCGGAAATCATTCGGTCGTGCATGTCTTTAAAGAGGTCCAGGGTCTCCGCATCGGGATAGACTTCCGTGAACAGGTCCTGTTGAAGCAGGCTGTTTTTATTAGGGAAGCCAAAGATGTCGGCAAAACGCTGGTTGAGGTAGATGAGCCTGTTGTCCTGACAGACGTAAGTTCCCAGGGTGAGGTTCTCCGCGATGGTTGTCCCCAGGCTGGACTCCGTTTCAATCTGCATGGTTTGGTGACCTCCTGTCAGGATGATGGTGCCTTTCCTGTTGTGAATAGATCTTCATCTATGCAAGTTCAGGGCCTGAACATTTATTTATGGTCATTTACCCATGTCTGGTCAAATAACCACCCCGCCTCTGTTTTTCACTGAGGGGCCGGGCCTCACTGGCATCTTTGAAAATGCCCCAAAAACTTAGGTAAAAGCACCTGTGTTGCCTGGGGGTTAAGCCCCAGAATGAAAAAATATTTCAAAAAAAATGAAGCCGTCATTCTAGGGAATCGTTCATCCATATTCTTTAATATCAATAGGATAGAATTTTCTCATTCTTTGCGGCTCATTTGGCGGCCGTTTGTGGCCTGGGTCATCTGTATGCTTGGTATCGTGGTTGCTATACAGGATGTCAGCTCTTTTCTCTTATCCCTATGCAAACCGCTTGCCCAGCCTGGATGATCCCCAAAATCGTCTCGTTGGGTCTGCGGAGAAAGGAAGGTCGAAGGAACTTCGGTTTTTCATTTTTATTGCATTCGCATTGTGTGGAACTAACAAATGATGAAGAAAGGATAGACGCAATGAAGAGGAGGAGTTTGACAAGATGGGTGCTCGGTGGGGCGCTGGCGGCAGCCGGCCTGACCCTGAGTGCCGGTCTGGCGTTTGCCGCCCACCCGCCGGTGACGCTTTATACCTATGAAGAATTGGCCATGCAGTACGGCATGGAAAAGATGCCGGTCCAGGTCGATCCCAACACCTTACGCGGTTTCCCTTACAGCCCCAAGCAGACCTGCGGAGGCTGTCATGAGTATACGCAGATCTCCGATCACGCCTTCCACGCCGCCCTGGGCATGCACGAGTGGCAGGACACGGCGGATGGCGAGTTCAAAATCGACGATCCCAATGTCATCAAACCCTGGACGCAGTCCGGGGCCATGTGGGGCAAGTGGTGAAGTCCCTCTCTTCGCCAGGTGGCGAACTTCATGGATCAGAACCCTGCAACACCCGCAGTTGATGACAAGTATTATACGGAACAAGAATTTTTAGCTCAGACCGACCTGACCACTTGGGACATGGCGGTTTACTGCGGCACCTGCCACGTCGGCGGCGGTTTTGGTGAAAAAGACCGCAACGGTGTGCGCCTCTCGATGAAAAATCCCGCCGGCGGTATGGACCCTGGCGCGGCAGGATTCTCGCTGACCACGCCCTACAATGCCTACAACCACTATGTGTTCGAGCTGTTCACCAAAGACACAGGACTGCCGCAACATGTGGTCGCCCAGGCTCCCTGGGCTTACCCGGTCTATGAGGGCATGGAACCTGTGACGGCTCCGCAGGGTTGGGGCCAGGCAATGACCATGACCCTGCCCGATGGCTCTGCCATGCCCGTGGCCGATGGTCAACTCCTGATGCCCAACGTCAAGGAGATGGACTGCCTTTACTGTCACTTTAAGGGCTATAACAACCTCATGGCCTCGGTGATGACCTACAGTGGTGCCCATAACGCGGCTCCCATGGCCGGTTCTGGCCTGATGGACACCAACAGCCTCAGCCCCACCTACCAGGGCTATACCGTGGATGCAGGCAATGGCAAGACCCTGATGGGCGCGCCAGCCATGGTCACTATGGATCAAAACGGCCTCGTCAGCCTGAGCGATTATGCCCTGGGCAATCTGCGGGGGAATCCGGATGAGGCCAACTGCCGTCAGTGCCATGCGCCAAGCTCCCTGGAAGATCTGCCGGACATGATGCGAGATTTCCTCTCTTCGGCGCCCATGGTCTATACCGGCAACTTCTCCCAGTCCTTTACCGGTCTGGCCATGCCGTCTTTCGACTTTAACGCTCCCTTCGGCAATACCTGGAACTGGACAGAAGCCCCTCTGGGAGCGCCCTATCCGCCAGGTCTGGCCTATCCGACTTCAGGGATTCTCACCGTTGGCGACGTCATGGCCGGCATGGGGATCATCGGTGGCAACTGGGCCTACATCCCTTCCATCGGCTTCCCTGCCGCCATGGGGCCCACGGTCTACAATACGGGCATCTTCCCCTTTGGCCCCAACGGCATGCCGGCAGCCGAGCTGCTGGATCCCTACGATCCGGCCACTTTCGACTGGTCCGATCCCAATGCCATGCAGATTCTCATGGCCAAGGAGATCGGTGGCGGCAATCCGGCGGGCACCGGCCCTCTCTATTTCGAGGCGCCCCTGCTTGACGCCAGCGGCAATCCCACCGGCTTCATGGACCAGAACGCTCTGAAGAAGGGCATCGTGCCTTTCCCCCGCGCCGAGTGGTTCAAGCGTGGCGATATCTTCGGCAATGCCGAGCAGGAAGTGCATCTGGCCATGGGCTGCGAAGGCTGCCACATGGATACAAACACCACCAAGGTCGATCAGTATGATGCGGAAGGCCGCATCGTCTTTGACGGCAAGAGCCAGTGCGACCCGGGTCGCGGTTTCGATGCGGCCAGCGGCGTTGAAAACGGTACGCTTGTTGACGGAGTGATGTTCGACTCAAACAACACGGTGAAAAAGTGCGCCGACTGTCACGTTACCGGCAAAAATTCCGATGGCGTGGCGATCAACACCTTTGGTGCGCCCGACCCAACCGCTGCCCACCAGGCCGCCGGCTTGACCGCCAATCTGGTTCAGGCTGTTGGTCCGCAGGGTCTCGTGCCCGGCAATCACCTTGACATCATTGACTGTACGGTCTGCCATGTCTATAAAAAGCAGATGGCCGCACGCCTGCTCGATTCCACCTCAGGTCATCGTTTCCCGACCATGGTGGGCTTCGACGAGTCCCAGGGCATGCTGGGCATGTTCGACGATCCCTTCGGTATGGGTATGCCGGCGGGCAGCAATGCCACCGAATGGCAGCCGCTTTATGCCTGGCAGAAACAAGGGATGTCCGATCAGAACAGTGATCCGAACTGGCGCCGGAAGATCATGCAGATCAACATGATCACCGCCACGCTGTGGAACAACATCGGTTCCACCGTGGATGCCAACGGCGACGGTCAGACCGGGCGTCATGCGTTGACCTACGATCCCGCCACGGATCCTGCCTACACCGGCATGGTACAGAAAACCTACTATGATCCCTGGATTCAGCGTGACCTCAAGGCCGGTCTGAACTTCGGCCCCAGTGGGTTTGCTCCCATCCCTGTCGGCTTCGGCGGCGGCGCCTATCAATCCGCCTATGCTCCCGACGGCTCCTTCACCGGTGCCTGGCAGTATGTCGGTGTCTACGGCGGCAACATCATGTTCTCCACGCCGGAAGAAATCGAAGCCTACAAGGCCTACCGCAATGCCATCGCCCCTGCTGTCGATGGCAAGGATTGGACCGACACCGAGCTGCTGCTCGGCGGCGCTCCTTTCATGATCACCCACAACGTACGCAGCACCGACAAGTTCGTGCTGGGCAAAAACTGCAGTGATTGTCATGCTGCAGGCAAAGGCTTCTTCGATGGCGGCTTCAACATGACCGGTACCGCCATCAAGGCGAACGCCGGCGGTCAGTTTATGGCCTCTGGAGCAGAAGAACTTGTCATCGTCGCCAAAGCGACCGACCTTACCACGGCGGCTGAAATTGCCACCAAGGATGGTGTCGCTTTGGAAGTTCCCTTCGAAGAACTCGGCAATTGGGATGCCGCCACCAAGACCTTCACGCCTGAGCCGGCTGGGGCCTACAAGCGGGTGACGGATCTGGATCGCAGCGTGGCTCTTTACCCCGCTGAATCCTCCTACACGGCTGCTGACGGGACGGTCTATGCTGATCGTTCTGCCTGGGTTGCCTACCTGAACACTCTCAGCAACCCGGCTGATTTCGGTATCGGCGTGGATCCTGTGGCCGTCTTCTCGGCACCGACCACCGAGGTTACGGTCAATGCGGCCTTTGACTTTGTCGCTGATGTCAGCGCCAACACCCAGGGAACCTTCGCGTATTCCTGGCTGATCAACGACGGCAGCGGTACGACCCTGACCGGCGCCACCGCCAGCCACACCTTTACCAAGACCGGCAGCTTCCTGGTGACGCTGTATGTCGAAGATGAGGAAGGCAAGCGAGCCACCGATTCCAAGTACGTCAAGGTTGTGGCTCCGGCACCCGATACCACCATCAGCTACAGTCAGATTGCCGGCACCAACAGCGCCGAAGTCACCTTCGCCAACATGCCGACCCACACCCGTCTGCTGCTCTACTGGGGGGACGGTACCTATGAATGGGTGACGGACGACCAGCCTGATCTGACGGTGACCAAGGCTTTCCGAGCCGTATCGACTTATGACAAGGGGACTTATTACCAGTACCTGACCCGTGTCTATGTCTACAACGGCAGTACCCGCGTCGACTACAAGACAGCCACGGTTACTCTGGTTAAATAACCATCAACCCTAGACCGGGTCCGGCTTCGGCCGGACCCGGATACACCTAACTTTTCCTGTCGTGCAATGACGATGTGCCCGGATTCTGTTCCGGGCTTTTTTCCTGAATAGGTTGTACGTTATTATCACCTGCGTCGAGATGGAACGATTTTTGTGTCCAATTTACAGCAAAATCCATATGTTTTTTTGATCAATTTCCTGCCAGATGGGGCAGCCCTTTCTCTTCCCTTGGATCTGATTCCATGAAGTGGTCTGTTTGTCTCCTGATACTTATACTTTGGGTTGCTCTGCCTGCCTCCGGGCAGTGTTCCAGTAAAAACAGGGAACTCTCCTGGACTCTCATGGGAGGTGGTTATTTTCCTGATGGCGGCCGTCCTGCAAGCGATTCTGTTCTTTATGGAATCAAGCTAGGCTATACTCAACCAGGGTCCACCCTTTTTCAGACTCTGGCGTTGGAAGTTGACCTCTCGCGGATGGAGATTCGCTCGGGCACTCACAGTGAGCAAGGGTACGGAGGGCGTCTGGAGGCCCTTTACGGTTTGCGGAAGCAGGGGGTCTTTCGCCCTTTTCTGGCCCTTGGGGCCGGGGTTCTCGATCCTCCTGGTTCCCCAGACGCCGATTTTGTTGTAGCTTACGGGGGAGGGGCTTTTTATCGGCTCGGCTCCTTGTTCGGCCTGCGAGCCGATGTGCGTCATCTTTTGCCCATGTCAACGGACCACTACAATGATTTTACAGCGACCTGCGGGATCACCATCTTCTTGGGCGGTAATCAGGCCGAACAAAAGAGAATCCCGAAAGACTCGGACAAAGATGGCGTGTCCGATTCCCGGGATCGCTGCCCTGAAACGCCACGCACTATGCAGGTGGATCGCCATGGTTGCCCGGATAACCCTCCTGACTCGGATGACGACGGCGTCGCAGATTACCTCGACCGGTGTCCCGATACTCCAGAGGGCGCTTCCGTTGATGCAGCGGGTTGTCTGAGGGACAGCGATGGTGATGGTGTCCCCGACGCGCAGGATGAATGTCCGCAAAATCCGCCGGGCCTGCCGGTTGATGAGCGGGGCTGCGTTCGTCTCGATTGAAACGAGGCCATTATTCACCGGTAGACCTCAATAGGGATGGTTCCGTGCCAAAGTTGAAACGTTACCTCCTGTGGCTTACTCTCTGTGTCCCCTGGGTCATTCTGCTGGTTTCCTTTCTGTGGGGGAGAGGGCAGGTTCACGACTTTGCGAACCGCTGCGAATCCTGTCACCTGACCTTCAAGGGGGACGGTAGGCCTGGCAAATACACAAGGAGCATCGATTTCCTATGCATGGAGTGCCATCATGTGTCCGCTGTGTATTCCCACCCCACCGGGATGGTGCCTTCCTTCGAGGTGCCTCAGGAAATGTCGCTGGACTGGTCGGGACGCATGACCTGTGCAACCTGCCATGATCCGCATGGCGAGAATATGATGGGCGGCGGCGACCTGCTACGGACGAAATATCGGGGCCAACTTTTCTGCCAGCAGTGTCACAATTACTCCCTGCCTGCAGAAGGGCGGCACGGAGGCACCGGCGGACGAGCCCACTTCCGAGGCGAGACCACATCTGCTCAAAGAAAATGGACCCGTCTTCTTGACTCTGTTTCCGCCGAATGTCTGGCCTGTCATGACGGCGTCATTGCTTCGGCGACCTCCTACCGGGTTGAGGGGGAAAACGAGCCGATAACCTACAGCCAGCGGAAACTTTCCCATCCCATCGGCATCGATTATCGCCGAGCGGCGATGCGGGACAGGGAGCTGCGATCCCCGGAGGCCCTGGCCCCTTACATCACCCTCTTTGAAGGAAAAATTGGCTGCGGTTCCTGCCATAATGTATTTTCCCGGGAGAAAAATCTTTTGGTGGTCAATGACAGAGGCAGCTCTCTCTGTTTTGAATGCCATATCAAATGATTCAGCCTTTATCGGATAGGAGTTGTTTATGTCCTTCAGGTATTTCTTAGCGTTAAGAAGTTTGTCGCTTATCGGTTTTTTTCTGCTGCTCTCCACCCAGGATGTCATGGCCGACGAGAGTGTCGTAGCCCGGGTTGGCGGCATTCCGATTACCACATACGAGCTCAAAAGACAGGTCAGCCGCATTCTGCCCCTGAACTCCAGTTATCATGGAGGCGTATCCAGAGAAAAGCTGGAAGAAATCAAGGAAAAAGCCTTGAGGGAACTTATCGAGCAGGGGATGAAAGTCCGATATGCCCTGGATAATGAAATCACGGTATCATCGGAGGAACTGGAGGCGCGCCTTCAGCCCGTCTGGGAAAAATTTCCGACCCCCGCCTTGTTGGCCGAAGCCCTGGAGGGAGAAAGCGTGTCGGCTTTGCGAGCCTCCGTCTACAGGGGATTGATAGCCAAAAAAGCCGAAGAAATCGCGATTGCACAGCAAGTCAGTGTGCAGGAGGAAGAGGTGATGGCATTCTATCAGGCCAACAGTCATCGCTTTTTCAGGCCCCGCATGTTTCGAGCCAGCCAGATCTTTATCAAGGTGGACCCGCGACTGACTCTGGAACAGAAGCTTCCCTTTCTGGAAAAAGCAAAAAACCTGTCAGAACGCGGCAAGTCAGGCGAGGATTTTTACAATCTGGCCTACTACAACTCCGAAGATGATAAACGTTTTGTGGGAGGAGATCTGGGGTACTTTCATGAAGGTCAGCTTATTGCCGATATTGAAAGAGCTATCCTGCAGATGAAGCCCGGTGAAATTTCCGGCCCGGTAGAGTCGATATATGGTTACCATGTGCTCAAACTTGTCGAGATCAAGGACCCGGTACAGCTTTCCTACGAGGAAAAGAAAGACGATATTCGCCGGGACCTGGAAAGACAGAGGTATGAAACCCTTTACAGCGACTGGATAACCTCTTTGCAGGAAACCTGCAAGGTGGAAATGATCGAGGCGGTTGATGTCGCCCGCCCTGGAGTAGGGGGACAGATAGAGAAAAGCACGCATCCTTTGTGAAAACGCCATTAATGTGGTGATATGACCATCTTTTGTGTGGAAAATGGAGGCAAACTTTTTCAAATAGTCGAAGGACTGCCATTACATCAGTGAATTCCGGTATGAAGCTGCCAGTTTTAATGGTGAAGGAATCTGGCTAATGATCATAAAGATTCAGCTATTTAAGGCAGGTCCTCTCTTTCCCGCAGAGGTTAGGCCAAAATAATGGCCAGAAAGCAGCAAGGGGCTCGTTTTTTGCTTTTTTAATGTCCGTACCATCGCACAATTCTCGCCTGACCGAAAAAAGCAAAACCAGAGAGATCTGGTGACGCAAAGCCACGGATCCGATACAGGACAGCCGGGTTGCCGAAGTGGGTACTAAACTTCCCTGGATACGTTATGGAAAAGTCATAACGCCCACCTTCGGTTTCGAGGTGGGCGTTTTTTATGGCTGGCGTGAGCTCGCGCATGTTCCATTCGGGAAGAGAAAGTCATGAAATTGCGTTGGAAACAACTTTTTCATGTAGGTCTGGCCGTTATTATTCTGAATCTGACCCTGTTTGTGACCTCAAGGGTCATTCTCAAGGACAGCTTTCAGGTTTTGGATCAGGAATCCGCCAGGGATAGCCTGATTCATATGGGGGAAACGCTGGACGATGAACGGCGCTTTCTTGCCACTGTTTCGAGAGACTGGGCTCATTGGGACGACGCCTATCACTTTATGCAGGAAAACAACCTGAACTTTATCACCTCCCATCTCCGCGATACCCTTTTCAGTGAGCTCGAACTGAATCTTTTTGCCTTCATTGACCCCTCCGGGAAGATCCTCTTCGCCCGATCTTATGATTATCATGAAAATGCTGCCGTGCCTGTCGATTGGGAGGGCATTGATCATCTGGTAAAAGAGGGCCGACTTTTTAAAGATACCGTACAGGGTAGTGGCCTTTGCGGTTTTGTGCCCGTTGCCGGGAAACCCATGCTGCTGGCTGTGCAGCACGTTCTTCCCAATACCAAGGATGGCCCATCACGCGGTTTGCTGATTTTAGGGAGGAATTTTGACCGCCCTCAGGTGGAGCGGTTGGCCCACGAACGCCACATGGAACTGACGATTCTGCCAACCCGCAGTACGGCAGGGCGTGAAGACGCCATCTTTGCCGACTTGTTTGCTTCGCGCGACGGGGTGGTGGTTGCTCAAGATGACAGGGTGAATATAGGCTACCTGCCGCTGAGAGATCTTTGGGGAAAACCTTCCTTTTATCTGCAGGCTCAGATGCCCAGAAAAATATATCAGGGCGGAACGGGAGCAATCCGCTATTTTCTGCACTGGAATTTTTTGGTTACGTTAATTTTCGGTCTGACAACCTATGGTATTTTGAGTAAATTATCCCTTGTGCGGCGAAAACGTCGCGAGGTTGAGGCCCAGTGTCATGCCTTGGTTGAGAATCTGGGACTCGGGGTTTCCCTCGTTGACGAAAACTTTACGATCCTCATGGCCAATTCCGCAGTCGCGCGTATTTTTGACAAGGACGCCGACGCTCTGGTCGGGCGTCAATGCTTCAGAGAGCTAAAACACCGAAGAAAGCCGTGCATCGATTGCCCCGGCGCTATCGCCCTTAAAAGCGGACGTTCAGCTCGGGAAGAAATTGTCGGCCATCATGCCGACGGATCCCCCAGGGTCGTCCGAGTTCAGGCTTTCCCCATTTTTGATGGGACTGGCAGAGCTCATCGTTTCATTGAACTTGTCGAAGACATCACGGCACAGAAAGAGGCCGAGCGTGCTCTGCGGGAGTCGAACCAGCTGGCGAAAACGGTGCTGAACAGCATCCGGGATGGCGTGGCGATCATTGAGACCTCCGATTATACTTTCACGTCGGTCAACCGGGTTTTTCTTGAAAGTGTGGGGCTTCGTGAAGAAGACGTCATCGGCCGTTCCTGTTACGAACTTCTCCCTCAGAAACCCTTGTCTTTCAACCCCCATGATGCCTTTTGCCCCATAGAAGAGAGCGAAAAAAGTGGTTCTCATGCTCAGGCCGACTATTCCGTGACCGATGCCCACGGCGATATCCGCCATCTTGAGGTGTTCACCTCGCCCATCAAGAATGAGGCCGGAGACGTCTCTCAGGTGGTTTGGGTGGCGCGTGATGTGTCGGAGCGTAAAAAGGCCGAGCAGGAAATCCGTCACCTCGCCTATCACGATGCTCTGACCGGACTGCCTAACCGCAGTCGTCTTGAAGAGCGCCTGGAGCAACTTTTTTCTCACGGTCAGCCCGGCAGCCAGCAGCTGGCCATGCTGTTCCTCGACCTCGACCGCTTCAAAAATATCAATGACACCTTTGGTCATGCGATGGGAGACCTGCTCCTTAAGTCGGTATCACGGCGGCTGAGAACCAGCGTAAGGGAAGGGGATATGGTCGCCAGGCTGGGTGGCGATGAATTCGTTGTTCTTCTGGTCAGAACAAAGAACCGCCAGGAAGTAGAGACCGTCGCCCGCAAGATTCTGGAAGTCATTTCGGCGCCTTTCTATCTGGAAGGACATAAGATATACATCACGACGAGTATCGGCATTGCCCTGTGCCCTCACGATGGCCACGAGGGCGATCTTTTGAAAAAGAGCGCCGATATGGCCATGTATGCTGCCAAGGAAAAGGGACGGAATGCCTATCACTTTTATTCCGAGCACATGGGGCAGCAGGCTCTCGAGCGGCACCACATTGAACAGGAGCTGCGCCTGGCCCTTGAAGGGGGGCAATTTTATCTGGTCTACCAGCCGCAGTTTGATTTGCGCTCTGGCCAGCTCACAGGGATCGAAGCCCTGCTACGCTGGCGGCATCCCGAACGTGGAAGTATCTCTCCTCTGCAGTTTCTGCGCACAGCGGAAGAGACCAACCTGATCCGCCCCCTGGGGGAATGGGTGCTCGAAACCGCCTGTGCACAGAACAAGGTCTGGCAGAAAGAAGGCTTTCCCTGTGTGAGGGTATCGGTCAATCTTTCGAGCCATCATTTCCGCGATCCTGACTTCAGTCGGGTCGTGCAGGAAACTCTTGCCCGCACGGGGCTGAGCCCCCAATGCCTTGGCCTGGAGTTGGCGGAAAGCGTTCTTATGGAAAATACCGAGTCTTTGGCCCGAATTCTCCAGGATTTTAAAGATATGGGCATCCAGTTGACCGTGGACACCTTTGATACAGGCTATGCTCCCCTGCGTTATCTCAAGCACTTTCCCATTGATCGGGTGAAAATTTCCCATGGCGCGGCCGAAACCCTGTTCGTCGGGCAGGACAAAAAGAGTCACTTCGAAGAAATGATTCGAAAGGCGCGCCAGCTCAATCTTGAAATTATTGCCGGTGGCATTGAAACCATGGAACAGATCGATCAACTGACAACCCTTCGCTGCTTTACCATGCAGGGCTATTACCTCGAACGGCCCCTGGCCGCCCGGGATATGCCGAGGGTATTCAGGGGCGGTCTTTTTCAGGGGCGATTGGTTGCAAAATCCTGATTTCTGCTCTTGATCCTCTCCCGATTCCTGCCAAAACCCTTCTGGCAGATAAGTCTTGAACTAATTGCAAAATATAGATATTGTGGGTCGGTCATTCTACGGCAGACTCCCGGAGTTTGCCTGGGCAGATACTGACTATCTGACGATGGTGCCTGGTTTGGAGAATTAAAAACGTTGAAGGAGGAATGTTGATGAAACGCGTAATGAAAATGACCGCCCTGCTTTTGGGTTTGTTGGTTTTTGTGGCCCCGGTTTTGGCCGCATCCGACGCTGGTGGCGGCCGTGGCCGCTATCTTTTCCGCAAGGACTGCCGCACCTGCCATGGATCTGAAGGGCGCGCCGTCGCTTTGACGCCCCAGAGCCGCACGGCGGACGAATGGCGTACTTTCTTTGAAGCCGAGCAACAGAAGAACCATGCCGAAGCCTGGCAGAATATCGGCGATCGCAATCTTGATAAGATCAAAGAGTTCGTCATGCTGAACGCCTCAGATGTCTTTTCGTCCAAGGCGGCTGACTGCTGGGATCCGAAATAGGTCAATTTTAGCCAACAAGAAAGCATTACCAAAAAAGCCGCCCCTATCAGAGGGCGGCTTTTT
Protein-coding regions in this window:
- a CDS encoding EAL domain-containing protein, with the translated sequence MKLRWKQLFHVGLAVIILNLTLFVTSRVILKDSFQVLDQESARDSLIHMGETLDDERRFLATVSRDWAHWDDAYHFMQENNLNFITSHLRDTLFSELELNLFAFIDPSGKILFARSYDYHENAAVPVDWEGIDHLVKEGRLFKDTVQGSGLCGFVPVAGKPMLLAVQHVLPNTKDGPSRGLLILGRNFDRPQVERLAHERHMELTILPTRSTAGREDAIFADLFASRDGVVVAQDDRVNIGYLPLRDLWGKPSFYLQAQMPRKIYQGGTGAIRYFLHWNFLVTLIFGLTTYGILSKLSLVRRKRREVEAQCHALVENLGLGVSLVDENFTILMANSAVARIFDKDADALVGRQCFRELKHRRKPCIDCPGAIALKSGRSAREEIVGHHADGSPRVVRVQAFPIFDGTGRAHRFIELVEDITAQKEAERALRESNQLAKTVLNSIRDGVAIIETSDYTFTSVNRVFLESVGLREEDVIGRSCYELLPQKPLSFNPHDAFCPIEESEKSGSHAQADYSVTDAHGDIRHLEVFTSPIKNEAGDVSQVVWVARDVSERKKAEQEIRHLAYHDALTGLPNRSRLEERLEQLFSHGQPGSQQLAMLFLDLDRFKNINDTFGHAMGDLLLKSVSRRLRTSVREGDMVARLGGDEFVVLLVRTKNRQEVETVARKILEVISAPFYLEGHKIYITTSIGIALCPHDGHEGDLLKKSADMAMYAAKEKGRNAYHFYSEHMGQQALERHHIEQELRLALEGGQFYLVYQPQFDLRSGQLTGIEALLRWRHPERGSISPLQFLRTAEETNLIRPLGEWVLETACAQNKVWQKEGFPCVRVSVNLSSHHFRDPDFSRVVQETLARTGLSPQCLGLELAESVLMENTESLARILQDFKDMGIQLTVDTFDTGYAPLRYLKHFPIDRVKISHGAAETLFVGQDKKSHFEEMIRKARQLNLEIIAGGIETMEQIDQLTTLRCFTMQGYYLERPLAARDMPRVFRGGLFQGRLVAKS
- a CDS encoding c-type cytochrome, which codes for MKRVMKMTALLLGLLVFVAPVLAASDAGGGRGRYLFRKDCRTCHGSEGRAVALTPQSRTADEWRTFFEAEQQKNHAEAWQNIGDRNLDKIKEFVMLNASDVFSSKAADCWDPK